In Oceanotoga teriensis, the genomic window TGAACATTCCAACAACCGTATTTTGGGAGGTTTATAACTTGATTTTTTAATATTTTTCCAAAAGCCACCGTTATTATCATATCAGGATCTAAATCTTTTAATTTTTGAAATCCTTCACCGATATTTATAGATTTAGGCTGGAATACAGGTATATTAAATTTATTAGCTATCAATTTTACTGGAGTTGGTTGAATTTTTCTTCCTCTTCCTTTTGGTTTATCTTCTTGAGAAAAAACTCCAATTATATTAACATTATTTTCTAACAAATATTCTAAAATTTCAGAAGAAAATTCAGGAGTTCCCATAAAAACTATTTTTTTGTTTTTCATATTTCTAATTCACCATGCTCTTTAAATATTTTTTGTCCTTCTTTATTTAATTTTAAAAGATCTTTTTTTATTCTTGCTTTTGATACCACTGAAAGCTTATCTGTAAAAAGTCTTCCTTTTAAATGATCGAACTCATGTTGAAATATTCTTGCAGTATATTCATCTAAATCTTCTTTAATTTTTTTACCTTCCGGATTTTGATATTCTACAGAGATTTTTCTTGGTCTTGAGATTTCAGCAAATATTTCAGGAATTGATAAACATCCTTCTTCATAAATAATTTCTTCTTCAGAAAAATTTAGAATTTTAGGATTTATTACTGCTCTCTTTTCAATTCCATCATCCATGACAAAAAAACTTCTTGAGATTCCTACTTGAGGTGCTGCAAGTCCCACTCCATCTGATTTATACATTTCGTCAAACATATCTTGTATTAATTCTTTTAAACTATCATCAAATTTCTCTATATCTTTAGTAGTTTTTCTTAAAATTGGATCTCCTATTATTCTAACAGTAAAATTCATCATCTCACCCCCAATATGTTTTTTAAAGGAATTGTGAAATCAGTATTTGTTAAAAATACAGTTATAGGAGTAATAGAAACAAAACCATCTCTTGCACAGTAATAATCAGAATAATTTTCATCATCATCTTCAATTACTTTTCCAAGCATCCAATAGTA contains:
- the def gene encoding peptide deformylase; translation: MNFTVRIIGDPILRKTTKDIEKFDDSLKELIQDMFDEMYKSDGVGLAAPQVGISRSFFVMDDGIEKRAVINPKILNFSEEEIIYEEGCLSIPEIFAEISRPRKISVEYQNPEGKKIKEDLDEYTARIFQHEFDHLKGRLFTDKLSVVSKARIKKDLLKLNKEGQKIFKEHGELEI